In Gossypium arboreum isolate Shixiya-1 chromosome 3, ASM2569848v2, whole genome shotgun sequence, the sequence aaatacaaattttttatcaaaagaaTTTTTTGCTCCTTGATATACTACATGGGACTAATTTATATATTTCTTAAATAGAATGAACAAAATGCGACTCCGTGATACCCGATATTGTCTCACTCTGCCAAGAGCCCAAATGATTTCTTTGGCAGCTAAGGTGCTCTACTTCTGTGAATCCGCCATCATCACCTTTTTCAGACATTCAAGCTCTCGGCAGAGTATACAAAACGCTAAACAAATGACAATTTACAGATTTTTTAAAGAagcgaattttttttaaataaatatataggaGGATTGCATTTTCAGTCATAAAAACACTCACCAGCGAATGCACCTCATTCATGTTCCAACCACTTCGTTGTTTTTCCCTCAGTGATTTTAATGGAGATATCCTCTGATTCAAAAACCATCATAAATGTCAAACAAATGAATTTGAATCattaaatttgtttaaaaaaaaaacatgaattgattaattaattaccATGGAATAAGATTTGAGCTCCTTCAATCTGAAGAGCCTATCAACTTGAATTTCGAGGTGTCTTTGAATCTGACCTCGCTCTTCGATCTCTTTCATTTGCAAAAGAAGCAATGCTTCCCTCTCTTTCAACATCTTCTCCGTCTTCTCTTTATCCAATCTCAAACGCTCCGTCTTCATCCTTACGGCGTTGAGCTCCTCAGCCAACGACGAATTCAAATCTAACGCCGTCGTCTCCATTTTCTCGGCGGCGGTGGCCGTAACCGGATGTTGATGGTTCAGTAGGTTCCGTTCGTCGGAATGGAGAATCCGGTACTGTTGCTTGGGATTCGAAACAAGCACAGAGTCAGTGGCAGTAACAGTAACAGTGGCAGTGTTATTGTTATTCAATGGATGGAGAGGCATGCGTTGGCTGAAACGTAAATGAGCCGTCGCCATTGCTAGAAATATGAGATTTTGATTTGACAATAGAATGGTCCAAACGAGAGGAAGATAAGAAAAGGAGAGGAGAGAGACATGCGCTGTttgaatttgaataaaaaataggctttcaaactatttatttttcatttacttaaaatgtttttagtttttttattattatttaaaagtgATATATATTAACTATCAGTGTAGGGTAAAATGAGACAAAATTTATTAAGAGAAGACTAGACTCGTTTGGAGAGGAGCTTGTGAAGTGTTGCCTATAAAATGTTGACGAACTCTTTCACTAAGGTTAGTTCTTCATTgcttttcaaaaatatttctgGCTTTAAAAGTATTTTTGGAATAAAAGCTGTTCAGAACAAATTATTTTTGGctgaaatttttagcttttcagaagtgcttttcaaaagcacttctaaaaaaaagaagctaaaatttttagcttttcctctccgAAAAGTATTTTTAGTgattaattactttttcaccctTCCAATAATATAGTACTTTCCGTTTTTTTTCTTGATACTTaattacaaatatattaaaattattaattaaaaataaaaaatatttttaaaaatactaattacaaatatttaatagttatatttaaatatttaaaatatagtttatatattctaattaaattttataaataattaatatttattgcttaaaatatttaaaatttatattttatatattaaaatattaacaagaagttataataaatttttatattcttactaaaatataataatattaactaatttaaatattatttaaatgtatatttgttacttgataataacatgtcacattttatttctcaaaagcactttttgacagcaatgctaaaaactcaaattttaaactaaactttttaaaagcacttttccacagcacttctcaaaagcacttttcaaaagcaatgAAGAACTGGCCCTAAGTGTCTGTAAtcaattttatctttaaatttgaTCTTTCAACTTCGTTCAGAACCCTGAGAGATTCACGATTCGGTAGCACCTTCAACCACCAAAAAAAGGCATTTTTTCCTCAATGAATCCCTTAGACTCTCTACGAAGTTAAAAGAGATAAAATTGAACATGAATACTTGAGAACCAATATTAGTCTCACTGAGTGATCCATACAATAGCAGAGCTACTAAGAGATCTATGGGCCATGGACTTTTAAAATGATAGaattttaatttaagtttttaaaatttgtaaaattttaaattaataatgataaaattatacttttaccttaaaaataataaaatttgatttaaacttttaaaattataaagatataaactattgaAATAATACAATTATATTTTTACGAcagtaaaatatacaatttaattttaaaccTCAAAAATTTTTTTAACTCCGTCACCATATCCATAGATTCCAATATAGATGGACActaaacaaaattaataatttaaatatcatatttaacACCTAAATGAGAAAAgggttaatttaatatttaaatcaaAAAATTAATTGTAGGGTATTTGAATAATATgacaatatttaaataaaatatgatgaaaaAAACATAGGATTCGAAACGTAGGTTATTAAAATTGATGGTGTGTCAGTGAGGGGTAGGTGGAGGGGAATAAATGGAGTGTGGAGTTGGTGAGATTCagaattacaaaatttaattaaatgcaTTCAATTGGATACGATAAGACAAATAAGACATGATTGGTTCAACGTTTCACTATTTTATCTGCTAATTAATCATTTATTTAAGCTTCATTAAAAGTTAATAAGATTAAAAGACTGTTGATTACGAGTTTTATTCAAAATATATTTTGTCTGCAAACTGCAAAGGGAATGAAATGAGCTATTGATTACATGCAACGCCCGTCACAAAAAAAGTTTGATATCTATTGAGGATGGTTTCATGTTCCACtataaaattattagtaaattttatatttaaattatttaatttaaaattttaaaatattattaaaatatttgataatttttatttaaattattaaaattacgcaaataaaaaaagaagaaagttcATTGAACAAGGCATAGTGTACGCCTCGATTTTGTAAAATTTCAGAAGTGGGGCACGAATGGCCGTACAAGGGGATGATTTTGCTAAATAAATAACCATAAGATCCTTAGGATCaagtaatatttttattcaatattaaaatatcaaataagaattttaatcattattttttcggtaaaaaagaaaataagtcAAACTTAAATAAACGAATATTTTCTTCTAACAAAATCTTAACCTTAGATGACAAATTTCCAAAGACCACTAATCAATTGATATCATCACTATTTGTCTTGGCTAGACAATTTGCCATTTTGTTATTAGTTCTTCGGATGTTCTTAAATTCTACTAACAGTGATTAACAATGTTATTGAAATTCAGATTTCAAGAGTTTTGTGTATTAGTAGTAATAGAATGATTAGAAGTAAATAATACAAATCTATTCTAATTTAACTTCACTAAGAAATTAGTTTTTCTTATTGATGATCTTCTTATAGTGATTACAATTGATACACATCTATCTATGGAAGAAAGCATGGATAccttaacaaattcaaaaataatctATTGGaagttcccaatcatcatctgcTTCCCTTGACTTCGAACGTGGTTTACGGCCACGGGAACGTCGCCTACTTCTCCGACCATCACGAAATCCCTCCGACCCTTCATCACCACCATATTCTATGTGTTCTTCTAAGGACACTTCCAAACTTTGGGCATCCCAAAAACCCTGGCATAAGCGAGTCACAGACTTAACTCATGGCAAAATTACtggtaaaagtaccatagagACTCCCATACTAAGAGTTGAATTGCATTTTACCCTCTCTACTAAAAAATGAACAAATTCGTCTATGTAAGATAAAGAGTAAATTGATCattcaataattttttattttctatttctacttTTAAAAATTGGTATGACTGATAGAATCACTGACATACAAGGACcaattttaataatagaaataaataaaattttattaaaagaaaaattttctctttgatctaatgtacataGATTACTTTGCCCTTTTTCTTTTTGTAGAGAGAGTAAAATATAAACTAACTCTTGATACATGGCCTCTATGGTACTTGAACCCTAAGTTATTTACATTATAAATAAGGAATAATATTCAGTACATTGCttgtgaaataagaaaaataCACTGTTAGTGTATCAAATGCTAACCCTATAAATAAAATGAAACATATTATAAGCAAAAAAAATTCCAATTCTAAAACATATATCAACTTCTCTAAATATATGAGAAAAGTCATTAGACAAATTAGGGTGTTAAACCAAGTTTTGGTTATGGATGCATATAATCACAAACATACAAGATGTTGGGTAAAAGTATAATGCAGGTTCCAGTATTaagagtcagattgcattttaccTCCTTTACTAAAAAAATAGATAAACTAGTCCctgtaaattaaattaaagagtaaatcAATTAAAGAGTAAAAATAGAATAACCAGACAATTATACGTGATATGTCACGTGTATCTCATGCCGACGTATATGgaccaatttttaacaataaGAATAGATGTAATTTTTAACAAAAGGACCAGTTtgttctttgatctaatgtacagaGACTAATTTGCCCATATTTTTAGTAgaaggggcaaaatgcaatctgactcatAATATAAGGGCCTCTATGATACTTTAACCCAAGATGTTGATATGCTACTATATACATATGCCTCAATACATCGTTCTAATAGTAGAAAATTGTATGCTTATCAAACAGGCTCCGGAAAGTTGCTTGTTTGCCACAATATGAGCTAAGCTTTATTCTAAGTGCATGTTCATGGGAATTTTGTTGCAGAAAGGTGGGATTTGCTGAGTTGAACTCGCCCCAAAAAAGGAAATAGAACATTCAGTGACAAGTAAGATACCTTTGTCAACCTCTGTAAGCGTGAGGCTGCAGCTTCGTGAACGACTACTCTGTCAGCTATAACTTCAAGCACATCCTCGACAAGCAAAGCATAAGTGCTC encodes:
- the LOC108475640 gene encoding uncharacterized protein LOC108475640 isoform X2, which produces MATAHLRFSQRMPLHPLNNNNTATVTVTATDSVLVSNPKQQYRILHSDERNLLNHQHPVTATAAEKMETTALDLNSSLAEELNAVRMKTERLRLDKEKTEKMLKEREALLLLQMKEIEERGQIQRHLEIQVDRLFRLKELKSYSMRISPLKSLREKQRSGWNMNEVHSLRFVYSAESLNV
- the LOC108475640 gene encoding uncharacterized protein LOC108475640 isoform X1, which gives rise to MATAHLRFSQRMPLHPLNNNNTATVTVTATDSVLVSNPKQQYRILHSDERNLLNHQHPVTATAAEKMETTALDLNSSLAEELNAVRMKTERLRLDKEKTEKMLKEREALLLLQMKEIEERGQIQRHLEIQVDRLFRLKELKSYSMRISPLKSLREKQRSGWNMNEVHSLELKGYESRDENPLQASTPSNSSQRF